The Oryza sativa Japonica Group chromosome 11, ASM3414082v1 DNA window TAGAGCTCAGTGGCGAGCTGATAGTAGCTGCTTCTATGTGTATTTATTGGCGGCTCTCGTGTGGTGGAGACGTGTGAGATGCTGCTAAATACAGTATGTACAAGTAGTCTCATTTTGTTAATTAAGCAAATCCTTGCAATTGCTGAGGTGACATGATTAATTATTAGTACGTCGTAGTAGGTTGTTatgttcattaaaaaaaattactgtaTTAGGTTATTATGTACAGCGTACTCTTCTCATGTTTATGTTTGAAAGTAGAGGAAAGaagaatactccctccgtcccataatataaagaattttgaatttttgtttgtattgtttgaacactcgtcttatttaaaatatttttaaaattattatttatttttttacttactttattatctaaagtattttaagcacaacttttcgttttttacatttacataaattttttgaataagacgagtggtcaaacagtgcaagcaaaaattcaaaatctcttatattatgagacggaggaagtactggAAGACACGTAAAATAAGGTGTGCcattaatatatactccctccatatttatttttatgatgCTAGTTAGTTCAACATCCTTTATTTAGAGAAggaggtagtaattaattaagtaggtgtattaattatttcaaacttaataaataaataattttttaaaggaaTATTCCTATAGAAATTGATGAGGATCTAAGAATACCTTCACCTTCAACTTCAGCAACAACTCTTAtttctttctcttttgtttCAACGTACACTCTATACTATGCCTAGTTTAACAACACAATAATTCAAATATGCTTCCACGTATTATTTAGCCActcattttaaattatttgtTAAGTTAAGTTTTTAAAACTTCAATTCATCCATATAGTTCTAGATAATCCGTGGCAATAGGCCGGAGTACTAATGTACTTGTACAGGGCCTAAATAGACTTTTTCCCTAAAAATATTATAGGCCCTTGGTGGCCCAAAGTTTTGCAGGCCTCGGTAAGCCCAGTACTAAACTGTTCGGCCTTCGCTGAGTCTATGGGCCGTGTGCTTTTCCGATTCTAATTCAGTTTTCGGACGCGCGCGGCGTGCGAAACAAGAAGAGAAGCCGTTGCGGCGGCCAAAATTCCCCAATTCCCAAATTCTAGGGTTCGCCTCTTGCACCGCCACGCATCAGGAGCACACGCCCACATGAAgatgagggcggcggtggccgacggcgacggcgacgacgacggcgccggcgcgcccgTCCAAGTCAGCGTGGACCCCGCCGCCTACCGGGACTGGTCCGCGCTCCCGGCCGACCTGCTGCTCACGGTGATGGAGTCGCTCGCCATCCCCGACCTCTTCCGCGCCGGGACCGCCTGCGCCTCCTGGTACGCCGCCTACTCCATCGCCCGCCGCGCCCGTATCCCCATACGGGATTCGGCTCCGTGCTTGCTCTACTCcggcgaaggcgacgacgaCCCCAGCAAGGCCACCCTGTACAGCCCCTCGAGCGGGGACTGCTTCCGCGTGCGGCTCCCGGACCCGCCGCTCCGGAGCCGCAACCTCGTCGGCTCAGCGCACGGCTGGCTCGTCACCGCCGACGAGCAATCCAACCTCCACCTCGTGAACCCGCTCAACGGCGCGCAGGTCGCGCTCCCGCCCGTCACGGCCCTCCACCATGTGGAGAGCTTCGTGGACGAGGAAGGGAACATAGTGTATAGTGTTGATGAGTCTCTGGGGCCCGACGATCCAGAAGCCAATCTCCCCGAATTCGAGGAGCTCGCCGACCGGGAAGTCCCCGTGGAATACCCTGCGGAGAAGCTGCGCCTGTTCATGTACCACAGGGTGATTCTATCCTGCAGCCCATCCGTGGGGAGGGAATGTGTTGCCCTGCTGGTGCACAGACCGGATGGGATGATCTCCTTCGCCCGACCGGGCGACGAGAGATGGACCCATATCAACCGGACAACGAGCAATGGATCGCTCAAATGGGATACCGGCTATACCGATGCGCTTTACAACAAGAATGATGGCTTGTTCTACCTGTTGAGCTTTGACGGTTCTATATGCGCGTTGGATCTAAGTGGGTCAAGTCCAGTTGCGAGGAACATTGTGAAGAAAAATACACAGTGGGATAATCCTAGCAAATACATTGTGCTGGCACCATGGGGCGATCTCTTGGAGGTGTGGAGGTTGAGAGACTTTGATGAACCTGATGAAACTCCTGAATGTTCTTCTGCTGAGTTTGAGGATCGATCTGATAAGTGGTTAACAGAAGAAATTATGCTATATAAAGTTGATATCGATAAGCAGAAACTTGTTAAGATAAGCAGCATCGGGGATTATGCTCTGTTCCTTGGTTTCAATTCTGTGGTGTGCCTTCCAACAGAGAATTTTCCTATGTTAAAACCTGATTGTGCTTATCTTTCTGATGAATTTTATGAAGAAATATGTGTCAAGAGGCATAACTGGCGAGAAATAGGCATTTGGGATTTGAAAAATTGCAAACTGCAGAGCCTTGGTGATGTGGAGTCTCTTCATGCTTGGCGTAATTGGCCATCGCCTATTTGGATAACACCATCTCTTAGTTAGAAAGATGTGGGAGATTTTCATGTATTAGGAGCTCCAATATGGATATCATTAATCGAAAAGAGAGATTtatgatgaactgatgatagCCCAATACTCAATTTGGTTCTGAAATGATTCTTGCTCCTGTACAATAAAAGCTGTAGTAGTTATTATTCTTATCTTAAAGCTCAGCAGTTTGCTGCACCCTTGTTCATTCCATTGCTATTCTTGTGCACATGCCTTCAACACCTCAGCACATGCCCCCGGTAAACCTCTCCTTCCTCGTTTTCATGTACTTTCACCGTCGTTGGATGTTACTGCTGCTTTGCTTCTTTTTATTTCCTATCAATTACTCTTTTTTCTTCGTTGTTGGTGTTGTTCCCTCCCTTTGCTTGTGGGCCGTCCTGTCAGTTACTCAAATCATCACTTAAGAGAATATCCCCTCATttttgcatgtcacttaaagcttaaacaaaaaaatttaaaaaaactagTACGATAGAACAATATATGATAGGTCACTTCATaaacatgcaaatttaaattcaacttatacaagtagaaacaaaaataacaaatttcacTATGAAGTGAATGCGTAATTCACGGTcacatttgttatttttgtttcaaattGT harbors:
- the LOC4350832 gene encoding putative F-box protein At5g38270, whose product is MKMRAAVADGDGDDDGAGAPVQVSVDPAAYRDWSALPADLLLTVMESLAIPDLFRAGTACASWYAAYSIARRARIPIRDSAPCLLYSGEGDDDPSKATLYSPSSGDCFRVRLPDPPLRSRNLVGSAHGWLVTADEQSNLHLVNPLNGAQVALPPVTALHHVESFVDEEGNIVYSVDESLGPDDPEANLPEFEELADREVPVEYPAEKLRLFMYHRVILSCSPSVGRECVALLVHRPDGMISFARPGDERWTHINRTTSNGSLKWDTGYTDALYNKNDGLFYLLSFDGSICALDLSGSSPVARNIVKKNTQWDNPSKYIVLAPWGDLLEVWRLRDFDEPDETPECSSAEFEDRSDKWLTEEIMLYKVDIDKQKLVKISSIGDYALFLGFNSVVCLPTENFPMLKPDCAYLSDEFYEEICVKRHNWREIGIWDLKNCKLQSLGDVESLHAWRNWPSPIWITPSLS